A window of Leptotrichia wadei contains these coding sequences:
- a CDS encoding YfcE family phosphodiesterase yields the protein MKVLICSDSHKRLDYFQQVMELENPEIVIFAGDHSTDAIDMSLVYRDVLFAIVKGNTDMDDFETRDTRIFDLMGKKVFLTHGHLYSVKQSLEELEKKAHLEKAEICVFGHTHKEYFAEKNGIIFVNPGALQDKKYVLYYGGKRFEQKTLK from the coding sequence ATGAAAGTATTAATTTGTTCGGATAGTCACAAAAGACTTGATTATTTTCAGCAGGTGATGGAGTTAGAAAATCCAGAAATTGTAATTTTTGCAGGAGATCACAGCACCGATGCAATTGATATGTCATTAGTTTATAGGGATGTACTTTTTGCTATTGTAAAAGGAAATACTGATATGGATGATTTTGAAACAAGAGATACGAGAATATTTGATTTAATGGGTAAAAAAGTATTTCTTACACATGGACATCTGTATAGTGTGAAACAATCACTTGAAGAATTAGAAAAAAAGGCACATTTAGAAAAGGCTGAAATTTGTGTTTTTGGACACACACACAAAGAATACTTTGCAGAAAAAAATGGTATAATATTTGTAAATCCTGGAGCACTGCAAGATAAAAAATATGTATTATATTATGGTGGCAAAAGATTTGAACAAAAAACATTAAAATAA